The proteins below come from a single Phocoena sinus isolate mPhoSin1 chromosome 2, mPhoSin1.pri, whole genome shotgun sequence genomic window:
- the MTA1 gene encoding metastasis-associated protein MTA1 isoform X1, translating to MESTCGFSVRGACAGLRSGGPGRAAAPSGPCSPGPPTSCRPGELRFSSTGKPRPPFSSFVFGGEVVGRRGMCMGGGDRGLAASVPTWSLGPAVAVPVTVLPALAVPLLGPPPGRLQPPVAPHHPRLSLAPACHRRCSQAAGEWGAGSQAGGLARLMRSRPFADYVYFENSSSNPYLIRRIEELNKTANGNVEAKVVCFYRRRDISSTLIALADKHATLSVCYKTGSGADNGEEGETEEEMENPEMADLPEKLKHQLRHRELFLSRQLESLPATHIRGKCSVTLLNETESLKSYLEREDFFFYSLVYDPQQKTLLADKGEIRVGNRYQADITDLLKEGEEDGRDQAKLETKVWEVHNPLVDKQIDQFLVVARSVGTFARALDCSSSVRQPSLHMSAAAASRDITLFHAMDTLHRSLYDVAKAISALVPQGGPVLCRDEMEEWSASEASLFEEALEKYGKDFTDIQQDFLPWKSLTSIIEYYYMWKTTDRYVQQKRLKAAEAESKLKQVYIPNYNKPNPNQISVNNVKAGVVNGAGAPGQSPGAGRACESCYTTQSYQWYSWGPPNMQCRLCASCWTYWKKYGGLKMPTRLDGERPGPNRSNMSPHGIPARSSGSPKFAMKTRQAFYLHTTKLTRIARRLCREILRPWHAARHPYMPINSAAIKAECTARLPGASQSPLVLKQAARKPLEAVLRHLETHPRPPKPDPVKSVSGVLGGLTPAKSAPVINNGSPTILGKRSYEQHNGVDGNVKKRLLMPSRGTYLGLANHGQTRHMGPSRNLLLNGKAYPTKVRLIRGGSLPPVKRRRMNWIDAPDDVFYMATEETRKIRKLLSSSETKRAARRPYKPIALRPSQTLPLRPAPPAPVNDEPIVIED from the exons ATGGAGAGCACGTGTGGTTTTTCTGTGAGGGGAGCCTGTGCTGGCTTGAGGTCTGGGGGACCCGGCAGGGCGGCAGCACCCTCGGGACCCTGCTCCCCTGGGCCCCCGACCTCGTGCCGCCCTGGCGAGCTCCGTTTCTCCTCCACCGGCAAGCCCCGGCCTCCGTTCAGCTCTTTTGTCTTTGGAGGAGAGGTGGTGGGACGCCGGGGGATGTGCATGGGGGGGGGTGACCGGGGCCTGGCAGCCTCCGTGCCGACGTGGTCTCTGGGGCCGGCCGTAGCAGTGCCTGTGACCGTCCTTCCCGCCCTGGCGGTACCGCTCTTGGGGCCCCCTCCGGGCCGGCTGCAGCCCCCCGTggccccccaccacccccgcctgAGCCTGGCCCCCGCCTGCCACCGCAGATGCAGCCAGGCCGCGGGCGAGTGGGGGGCCGGCTCCCAGGCTGGCGGACTCGCGAGGCTGATGCGCTCTCGCCCGTTTGCAGACTACGTCTACTTCGAGAACTCCTCCAGCAACCCGTACCTGATCCGGAGGATCGAGGAGCTCAACAAG ACGGCCAACGGGAACGTGGAGGCCAAGGTGGTGTGCTTCTACCGAAGGCGGGACATCTCCAGCACGCTCATCGCCCTGGCCGACAAGCACGCCA CCCTATCGGTCTGCTATAAAACCGGATCGGGGGCCGACAACGGCGAGGAAG GTGaaacagaggaggaaatggagaacCCAGAAATGGCAGACCTGCCCGAGAAGCTCAAGCACCAGCTGAGGCATCGAGAGCTCTTCCTCTCCAGACAGCTGGAGTCACTGCCCGCCACCCACATCAG AGGGAAGTGCAGCGTCACTTTGCTCAACGAGACTGAGTCCCTCAAGTCCTACCTGGAACGGGAG GACTTCTTCTTCTACTCTCTCGTCTATGACCCCCAGCAGAAGACCCTCCTGGCTGACAAGGGGGAGATCCGTGTCGGGAACCGGTACCAGGCGGACATCACCGACCTGCTGAAAGAAG GCGAGGAGGACGGCCGAGACCAGGCCAAGCTGGAGACCAAGGTGTGGGAGGTTCACAACCCGCTGGTGGACAAGCAGATCGACCAGTTCCTGGTGGTGGCCCG ctccgTGGGCACCTTTGCACGCGCCCTGGACTGCAGCAGCTCTGTCCGGCAGCCCAGCCTGCACATGAGCGCCGCGGCCGCCTCTCGGGACATCACCCTG TTCCACGCCATGGACACGCTGCACAGGAGCCTGTACGATGTCGCCAAGGCCATCTCGGCCCTGGTGCCGCAGGGCGGGCCCGTCCTCTGCAGGGACGAGATGGAAGAGTGGTCGGCCTCGGAGGCCAGCCTTTTCGAGGAGGCTCTGGAGAAGTACGGGAAGGATTTCACTGACATTCAGCAAGACTTT ctccCCTGGAAGTCGCTCACCAGCATCATCGAGTACTACTACATGTGGAAGACCACCGACAGATACGTGCAGCAG AAACGCTTGAAAGCAGCTGAAGCGGAGAGCAAGTTAAAGCAAGTTTATATCCCCAACTA TAACAAGCCAAACCCGAACCAGATCAGCGTCAATAACGTCAAGGCAGGCGTGGTGAACGGTGCCGGGGCGCCAGGCCAGAGCCCTGGGGCCGGCCGGGCCTGCGAGAGCTGTTACA CCACCCAGTCTTACCAGTGGTATTCTTGGGGTCCCCCTAACATGCAGTGTCGCCTCTGCGCGTCTTGTTGGACATATTGGAAGAAATATGGTGGCTTGAAAATGCCAACCCGGTTAGATGGAGAGAGGCCAGGACCCAACCGCAGTAACATG AGCCCCCACGGCATCCCAGCCCGGAGCAGCGGGAGCCCCAAGTTTGCCATGAAGACGAGACAGGCCTTCTACCTGCACACCACCAAGCTCACGCGGATCGCCCGGCGCCTGTGCCGTGAGATCCTGCGCCCGTGGCATGCCGCCCGGCACCCCTACATGCCCATCAACAGTGCGGCCATCAAGGCTGAGT GCACGGCACGGCTGCCCGGAGCCTCTCAGAGCCCGCTGGTGCTAAAGCAGGCCGCGCGGAAGCCCCTGGAGGCCGTCCTGCGGCACCTCG agacccacccccgccccccgaaGCCCGACCCCGTGAAGAGCGTGTCCGGCGTGCTCGGCGGCCTGACCCCGGCCAAGTCGGCCCCCGTCATCAACAACGGCTCCCCTACCATCCTGGGCAAGAGGAGCTATGAGCAGCACAACGGGGTGGACG GCAACGTGAAGAAGCGCCTCTTGATGCCCAGTAGGG GCACCTACCTGG GTTTGGCGAATCACGGACAGACCAGGCACATG GGACCAAGCCGGAACCTGCTGCTCAACGGGAAGGCGTACCCCACCAAGGTGCGGCTGATCCGGGGGGGCTCCCTGCCCCCCGTCAAGCGGCGGCGGATGAACTGGATCGACGCCCCCGATGACGTGTTCTACATGGCCACCGAGGAGACCAG GAAGATCCGCAAGCTGCTCTCGTCCTCCGAGACCAAGCGCGCGGCCCGCAGGCCCTACAAGCCCATCGCCCTGCGCCCCAGCCAGACCCTGCCGCTGCGGCCGGCCCCGCCAGCGCCCGTCAACGACGAGCCCATCGTCATCGAGGACTAG
- the MTA1 gene encoding metastasis-associated protein MTA1 isoform X3, with translation MAANMYRVGDYVYFENSSSNPYLIRRIEELNKTANGNVEAKVVCFYRRRDISSTLIALADKHATLSVCYKTGSGADNGEEGETEEEMENPEMADLPEKLKHQLRHRELFLSRQLESLPATHIRGKCSVTLLNETESLKSYLEREDFFFYSLVYDPQQKTLLADKGEIRVGNRYQADITDLLKEGEEDGRDQAKLETKVWEVHNPLVDKQIDQFLVVARSVGTFARALDCSSSVRQPSLHMSAAAASRDITLFHAMDTLHRSLYDVAKAISALVPQGGPVLCRDEMEEWSASEASLFEEALEKYGKDFTDIQQDFLPWKSLTSIIEYYYMWKTTDRYVQQKRLKAAEAESKLKQVYIPNYNKPNPNQISVNNVKAGVVNGAGAPGQSPGAGRACESCYTTQSYQWYSWGPPNMQCRLCASCWTYWKKYGGLKMPTRLDGERPGPNRSNMSPHGIPARSSGSPKFAMKTRQAFYLHTTKLTRIARRLCREILRPWHAARHPYMPINSAAIKAECTARLPGASQSPLVLKQAARKPLEAVLRHLETHPRPPKPDPVKSVSGVLGGLTPAKSAPVINNGSPTILGKRSYEQHNGVDGNVKKRLLMPSRGTYLGLANHGQTRHMGPSRNLLLNGKAYPTKVRLIRGGSLPPVKRRRMNWIDAPDDVFYMATEETRKIRKLLSSSETKRAARRPYKPIALRPSQTLPLRPAPPAPVNDEPIVIED, from the exons ACTACGTCTACTTCGAGAACTCCTCCAGCAACCCGTACCTGATCCGGAGGATCGAGGAGCTCAACAAG ACGGCCAACGGGAACGTGGAGGCCAAGGTGGTGTGCTTCTACCGAAGGCGGGACATCTCCAGCACGCTCATCGCCCTGGCCGACAAGCACGCCA CCCTATCGGTCTGCTATAAAACCGGATCGGGGGCCGACAACGGCGAGGAAG GTGaaacagaggaggaaatggagaacCCAGAAATGGCAGACCTGCCCGAGAAGCTCAAGCACCAGCTGAGGCATCGAGAGCTCTTCCTCTCCAGACAGCTGGAGTCACTGCCCGCCACCCACATCAG AGGGAAGTGCAGCGTCACTTTGCTCAACGAGACTGAGTCCCTCAAGTCCTACCTGGAACGGGAG GACTTCTTCTTCTACTCTCTCGTCTATGACCCCCAGCAGAAGACCCTCCTGGCTGACAAGGGGGAGATCCGTGTCGGGAACCGGTACCAGGCGGACATCACCGACCTGCTGAAAGAAG GCGAGGAGGACGGCCGAGACCAGGCCAAGCTGGAGACCAAGGTGTGGGAGGTTCACAACCCGCTGGTGGACAAGCAGATCGACCAGTTCCTGGTGGTGGCCCG ctccgTGGGCACCTTTGCACGCGCCCTGGACTGCAGCAGCTCTGTCCGGCAGCCCAGCCTGCACATGAGCGCCGCGGCCGCCTCTCGGGACATCACCCTG TTCCACGCCATGGACACGCTGCACAGGAGCCTGTACGATGTCGCCAAGGCCATCTCGGCCCTGGTGCCGCAGGGCGGGCCCGTCCTCTGCAGGGACGAGATGGAAGAGTGGTCGGCCTCGGAGGCCAGCCTTTTCGAGGAGGCTCTGGAGAAGTACGGGAAGGATTTCACTGACATTCAGCAAGACTTT ctccCCTGGAAGTCGCTCACCAGCATCATCGAGTACTACTACATGTGGAAGACCACCGACAGATACGTGCAGCAG AAACGCTTGAAAGCAGCTGAAGCGGAGAGCAAGTTAAAGCAAGTTTATATCCCCAACTA TAACAAGCCAAACCCGAACCAGATCAGCGTCAATAACGTCAAGGCAGGCGTGGTGAACGGTGCCGGGGCGCCAGGCCAGAGCCCTGGGGCCGGCCGGGCCTGCGAGAGCTGTTACA CCACCCAGTCTTACCAGTGGTATTCTTGGGGTCCCCCTAACATGCAGTGTCGCCTCTGCGCGTCTTGTTGGACATATTGGAAGAAATATGGTGGCTTGAAAATGCCAACCCGGTTAGATGGAGAGAGGCCAGGACCCAACCGCAGTAACATG AGCCCCCACGGCATCCCAGCCCGGAGCAGCGGGAGCCCCAAGTTTGCCATGAAGACGAGACAGGCCTTCTACCTGCACACCACCAAGCTCACGCGGATCGCCCGGCGCCTGTGCCGTGAGATCCTGCGCCCGTGGCATGCCGCCCGGCACCCCTACATGCCCATCAACAGTGCGGCCATCAAGGCTGAGT GCACGGCACGGCTGCCCGGAGCCTCTCAGAGCCCGCTGGTGCTAAAGCAGGCCGCGCGGAAGCCCCTGGAGGCCGTCCTGCGGCACCTCG agacccacccccgccccccgaaGCCCGACCCCGTGAAGAGCGTGTCCGGCGTGCTCGGCGGCCTGACCCCGGCCAAGTCGGCCCCCGTCATCAACAACGGCTCCCCTACCATCCTGGGCAAGAGGAGCTATGAGCAGCACAACGGGGTGGACG GCAACGTGAAGAAGCGCCTCTTGATGCCCAGTAGGG GCACCTACCTGG GTTTGGCGAATCACGGACAGACCAGGCACATG GGACCAAGCCGGAACCTGCTGCTCAACGGGAAGGCGTACCCCACCAAGGTGCGGCTGATCCGGGGGGGCTCCCTGCCCCCCGTCAAGCGGCGGCGGATGAACTGGATCGACGCCCCCGATGACGTGTTCTACATGGCCACCGAGGAGACCAG GAAGATCCGCAAGCTGCTCTCGTCCTCCGAGACCAAGCGCGCGGCCCGCAGGCCCTACAAGCCCATCGCCCTGCGCCCCAGCCAGACCCTGCCGCTGCGGCCGGCCCCGCCAGCGCCCGTCAACGACGAGCCCATCGTCATCGAGGACTAG
- the MTA1 gene encoding metastasis-associated protein MTA1 isoform X5 translates to MESTCGFSVRGACAGLRSGGPGRAAAPSGPCSPGPPTSCRPGELRFSSTGKPRPPFSSFVFGGEVVGRRGMCMGGGDRGLAASVPTWSLGPAVAVPVTVLPALAVPLLGPPPGRLQPPVAPHHPRLSLAPACHRRCSQAAGEWGAGSQAGGLARLMRSRPFADYVYFENSSSNPYLIRRIEELNKTANGNVEAKVVCFYRRRDISSTLIALADKHATLSVCYKTGSGADNGEEGETEEEMENPEMADLPEKLKHQLRHRELFLSRQLESLPATHIRGKCSVTLLNETESLKSYLEREDFFFYSLVYDPQQKTLLADKGEIRVGNRYQADITDLLKEGEEDGRDQAKLETKVWEVHNPLVDKQIDQFLVVARSVGTFARALDCSSSVRQPSLHMSAAAASRDITLFHAMDTLHRSLYDVAKAISALVPQGGPVLCRDEMEEWSASEASLFEEALEKYGKDFTDIQQDFLPWKSLTSIIEYYYMWKTTDRYVQQKRLKAAEAESKLKQVYIPNYNKPNPNQISVNNVKAGVVNGAGAPGQSPGAGRACESCYMSPLRVLLDILEEIWWLENANPVRWREARTQPQ, encoded by the exons ATGGAGAGCACGTGTGGTTTTTCTGTGAGGGGAGCCTGTGCTGGCTTGAGGTCTGGGGGACCCGGCAGGGCGGCAGCACCCTCGGGACCCTGCTCCCCTGGGCCCCCGACCTCGTGCCGCCCTGGCGAGCTCCGTTTCTCCTCCACCGGCAAGCCCCGGCCTCCGTTCAGCTCTTTTGTCTTTGGAGGAGAGGTGGTGGGACGCCGGGGGATGTGCATGGGGGGGGGTGACCGGGGCCTGGCAGCCTCCGTGCCGACGTGGTCTCTGGGGCCGGCCGTAGCAGTGCCTGTGACCGTCCTTCCCGCCCTGGCGGTACCGCTCTTGGGGCCCCCTCCGGGCCGGCTGCAGCCCCCCGTggccccccaccacccccgcctgAGCCTGGCCCCCGCCTGCCACCGCAGATGCAGCCAGGCCGCGGGCGAGTGGGGGGCCGGCTCCCAGGCTGGCGGACTCGCGAGGCTGATGCGCTCTCGCCCGTTTGCAGACTACGTCTACTTCGAGAACTCCTCCAGCAACCCGTACCTGATCCGGAGGATCGAGGAGCTCAACAAG ACGGCCAACGGGAACGTGGAGGCCAAGGTGGTGTGCTTCTACCGAAGGCGGGACATCTCCAGCACGCTCATCGCCCTGGCCGACAAGCACGCCA CCCTATCGGTCTGCTATAAAACCGGATCGGGGGCCGACAACGGCGAGGAAG GTGaaacagaggaggaaatggagaacCCAGAAATGGCAGACCTGCCCGAGAAGCTCAAGCACCAGCTGAGGCATCGAGAGCTCTTCCTCTCCAGACAGCTGGAGTCACTGCCCGCCACCCACATCAG AGGGAAGTGCAGCGTCACTTTGCTCAACGAGACTGAGTCCCTCAAGTCCTACCTGGAACGGGAG GACTTCTTCTTCTACTCTCTCGTCTATGACCCCCAGCAGAAGACCCTCCTGGCTGACAAGGGGGAGATCCGTGTCGGGAACCGGTACCAGGCGGACATCACCGACCTGCTGAAAGAAG GCGAGGAGGACGGCCGAGACCAGGCCAAGCTGGAGACCAAGGTGTGGGAGGTTCACAACCCGCTGGTGGACAAGCAGATCGACCAGTTCCTGGTGGTGGCCCG ctccgTGGGCACCTTTGCACGCGCCCTGGACTGCAGCAGCTCTGTCCGGCAGCCCAGCCTGCACATGAGCGCCGCGGCCGCCTCTCGGGACATCACCCTG TTCCACGCCATGGACACGCTGCACAGGAGCCTGTACGATGTCGCCAAGGCCATCTCGGCCCTGGTGCCGCAGGGCGGGCCCGTCCTCTGCAGGGACGAGATGGAAGAGTGGTCGGCCTCGGAGGCCAGCCTTTTCGAGGAGGCTCTGGAGAAGTACGGGAAGGATTTCACTGACATTCAGCAAGACTTT ctccCCTGGAAGTCGCTCACCAGCATCATCGAGTACTACTACATGTGGAAGACCACCGACAGATACGTGCAGCAG AAACGCTTGAAAGCAGCTGAAGCGGAGAGCAAGTTAAAGCAAGTTTATATCCCCAACTA TAACAAGCCAAACCCGAACCAGATCAGCGTCAATAACGTCAAGGCAGGCGTGGTGAACGGTGCCGGGGCGCCAGGCCAGAGCCCTGGGGCCGGCCGGGCCTGCGAGAGCTGTTACA TGTCGCCTCTGCGCGTCTTGTTGGACATATTGGAAGAAATATGGTGGCTTGAAAATGCCAACCCGGTTAGATGGAGAGAGGCCAGGACCCAACCGCAGTAA
- the MTA1 gene encoding metastasis-associated protein MTA1 isoform X2, whose translation MESTCGFSVRGACAGLRSGGPGRAAAPSGPCSPGPPTSCRPGELRFSSTGKPRPPFSSFVFGGEVVGRRGMCMGGGDRGLAASVPTWSLGPAVAVPVTVLPALAVPLLGPPPGRLQPPVAPHHPRLSLAPACHRRCSQAAGEWGAGSQAGGLARLMRSRPFADYVYFENSSSNPYLIRRIEELNKTANGNVEAKVVCFYRRRDISSTLIALADKHATLSVCYKTGSGADNGEEGETEEEMENPEMADLPEKLKHQLRHRELFLSRQLESLPATHIRGKCSVTLLNETESLKSYLEREDFFFYSLVYDPQQKTLLADKGEIRVGNRYQADITDLLKEGEEDGRDQAKLETKVWEVHNPLVDKQIDQFLVVARSVGTFARALDCSSSVRQPSLHMSAAAASRDITLFHAMDTLHRSLYDVAKAISALVPQGGPVLCRDEMEEWSASEASLFEEALEKYGKDFTDIQQDFLPWKSLTSIIEYYYMWKTTDRYVQQKRLKAAEAESKLKQVYIPNYNKPNPNQISVNNVKAGVVNGAGAPGQSPGAGRACESCYTTQSYQWYSWGPPNMQCRLCASCWTYWKKYGGLKMPTRLDGERPGPNRSNMSPHGIPARSSGSPKFAMKTRQAFYLHTTKLTRIARRLCREILRPWHAARHPYMPINSAAIKAECTARLPGASQSPLVLKQAARKPLEAVLRHLETHPRPPKPDPVKSVSGVLGGLTPAKSAPVINNGSPTILGKRSYEQHNGVDGNVKKRLLMPSRGLANHGQTRHMGPSRNLLLNGKAYPTKVRLIRGGSLPPVKRRRMNWIDAPDDVFYMATEETRKIRKLLSSSETKRAARRPYKPIALRPSQTLPLRPAPPAPVNDEPIVIED comes from the exons ATGGAGAGCACGTGTGGTTTTTCTGTGAGGGGAGCCTGTGCTGGCTTGAGGTCTGGGGGACCCGGCAGGGCGGCAGCACCCTCGGGACCCTGCTCCCCTGGGCCCCCGACCTCGTGCCGCCCTGGCGAGCTCCGTTTCTCCTCCACCGGCAAGCCCCGGCCTCCGTTCAGCTCTTTTGTCTTTGGAGGAGAGGTGGTGGGACGCCGGGGGATGTGCATGGGGGGGGGTGACCGGGGCCTGGCAGCCTCCGTGCCGACGTGGTCTCTGGGGCCGGCCGTAGCAGTGCCTGTGACCGTCCTTCCCGCCCTGGCGGTACCGCTCTTGGGGCCCCCTCCGGGCCGGCTGCAGCCCCCCGTggccccccaccacccccgcctgAGCCTGGCCCCCGCCTGCCACCGCAGATGCAGCCAGGCCGCGGGCGAGTGGGGGGCCGGCTCCCAGGCTGGCGGACTCGCGAGGCTGATGCGCTCTCGCCCGTTTGCAGACTACGTCTACTTCGAGAACTCCTCCAGCAACCCGTACCTGATCCGGAGGATCGAGGAGCTCAACAAG ACGGCCAACGGGAACGTGGAGGCCAAGGTGGTGTGCTTCTACCGAAGGCGGGACATCTCCAGCACGCTCATCGCCCTGGCCGACAAGCACGCCA CCCTATCGGTCTGCTATAAAACCGGATCGGGGGCCGACAACGGCGAGGAAG GTGaaacagaggaggaaatggagaacCCAGAAATGGCAGACCTGCCCGAGAAGCTCAAGCACCAGCTGAGGCATCGAGAGCTCTTCCTCTCCAGACAGCTGGAGTCACTGCCCGCCACCCACATCAG AGGGAAGTGCAGCGTCACTTTGCTCAACGAGACTGAGTCCCTCAAGTCCTACCTGGAACGGGAG GACTTCTTCTTCTACTCTCTCGTCTATGACCCCCAGCAGAAGACCCTCCTGGCTGACAAGGGGGAGATCCGTGTCGGGAACCGGTACCAGGCGGACATCACCGACCTGCTGAAAGAAG GCGAGGAGGACGGCCGAGACCAGGCCAAGCTGGAGACCAAGGTGTGGGAGGTTCACAACCCGCTGGTGGACAAGCAGATCGACCAGTTCCTGGTGGTGGCCCG ctccgTGGGCACCTTTGCACGCGCCCTGGACTGCAGCAGCTCTGTCCGGCAGCCCAGCCTGCACATGAGCGCCGCGGCCGCCTCTCGGGACATCACCCTG TTCCACGCCATGGACACGCTGCACAGGAGCCTGTACGATGTCGCCAAGGCCATCTCGGCCCTGGTGCCGCAGGGCGGGCCCGTCCTCTGCAGGGACGAGATGGAAGAGTGGTCGGCCTCGGAGGCCAGCCTTTTCGAGGAGGCTCTGGAGAAGTACGGGAAGGATTTCACTGACATTCAGCAAGACTTT ctccCCTGGAAGTCGCTCACCAGCATCATCGAGTACTACTACATGTGGAAGACCACCGACAGATACGTGCAGCAG AAACGCTTGAAAGCAGCTGAAGCGGAGAGCAAGTTAAAGCAAGTTTATATCCCCAACTA TAACAAGCCAAACCCGAACCAGATCAGCGTCAATAACGTCAAGGCAGGCGTGGTGAACGGTGCCGGGGCGCCAGGCCAGAGCCCTGGGGCCGGCCGGGCCTGCGAGAGCTGTTACA CCACCCAGTCTTACCAGTGGTATTCTTGGGGTCCCCCTAACATGCAGTGTCGCCTCTGCGCGTCTTGTTGGACATATTGGAAGAAATATGGTGGCTTGAAAATGCCAACCCGGTTAGATGGAGAGAGGCCAGGACCCAACCGCAGTAACATG AGCCCCCACGGCATCCCAGCCCGGAGCAGCGGGAGCCCCAAGTTTGCCATGAAGACGAGACAGGCCTTCTACCTGCACACCACCAAGCTCACGCGGATCGCCCGGCGCCTGTGCCGTGAGATCCTGCGCCCGTGGCATGCCGCCCGGCACCCCTACATGCCCATCAACAGTGCGGCCATCAAGGCTGAGT GCACGGCACGGCTGCCCGGAGCCTCTCAGAGCCCGCTGGTGCTAAAGCAGGCCGCGCGGAAGCCCCTGGAGGCCGTCCTGCGGCACCTCG agacccacccccgccccccgaaGCCCGACCCCGTGAAGAGCGTGTCCGGCGTGCTCGGCGGCCTGACCCCGGCCAAGTCGGCCCCCGTCATCAACAACGGCTCCCCTACCATCCTGGGCAAGAGGAGCTATGAGCAGCACAACGGGGTGGACG GCAACGTGAAGAAGCGCCTCTTGATGCCCAGTAGGG GTTTGGCGAATCACGGACAGACCAGGCACATG GGACCAAGCCGGAACCTGCTGCTCAACGGGAAGGCGTACCCCACCAAGGTGCGGCTGATCCGGGGGGGCTCCCTGCCCCCCGTCAAGCGGCGGCGGATGAACTGGATCGACGCCCCCGATGACGTGTTCTACATGGCCACCGAGGAGACCAG GAAGATCCGCAAGCTGCTCTCGTCCTCCGAGACCAAGCGCGCGGCCCGCAGGCCCTACAAGCCCATCGCCCTGCGCCCCAGCCAGACCCTGCCGCTGCGGCCGGCCCCGCCAGCGCCCGTCAACGACGAGCCCATCGTCATCGAGGACTAG